From the Ochotona princeps isolate mOchPri1 chromosome 26, mOchPri1.hap1, whole genome shotgun sequence genome, the window CCACCCATAGCCAGCCAGAGGACCTGGCTGGGTAAGCAGAAAAGCTGAGGACTGTGGGAAAGCCATGTATGCAGGGTGGACAGGGGCATGGAATAGAGACGTAGGGCCCTTGGCTAGCTGAGGAATCAAAAGAATCTTGGAGCAAGGATACAAGAGGGAGGCAGGGCCCATTGTCACCACAGGAAGGAGGTGGGACACTGGATGCAATGGGATGTCCTGGCTCCTTAGCGAGAACAGCATCTGGCTTCACTGGCGTTGTAGGGTGGAGCCTTCTATCAGTGGACTATGGCGCCTCTGAGTGCAATCGGAGGAAAGAAGCTGAGTTTCTCAAGGGAgcagggacagacagagaagaatatgCAGCTGCAGAGGCTCCTGGAAGGTAGAACTCAGAGTGGGAGTGATCGCAAGAAATGAAGCCCATGGGCACAATGAGCATCATAGCAGGCGGGGCTCTATGTGTGCCCAAGCAAGGGGTAAGAAGTACCAGCTGTGGGACCTCAGCTCCTGCCCAAGGTGCATGCACTTCCAGGGACTGTGCACAACCAGCTGAGACCTGCCACGGAGCCTGTAGCTGAGGTGCCCAGCCCCTGTCTCCAATCCCAGGCACTGGACTGTGCGATGCTTTCTTGGACTTAGGAACCAGCAACTCTGACTATACCTCAAGCATGTATCTGTTAGCCCCAACTAGTCATCCTCGTGCCCTATGTCCTGTGCTCCTTGGGAGCAGATTGCAAGGGTAGGCTCCTGGAAGGCTGCTGCCCTGTGACAAGAACCCCTGCCAGGCTTGGATCCCCTGCAGAGACCAGTGTCCTGGTTGTGAAGAACTCAGCCTGCCAGTGCCACCAGAGTCACACACGTGCATTTGGGCAAAGGGTGCCAGGTCCAAGACGGGTGCACTGTGGCCAACAGGAGCTGACCACACCTGCCTGCCTAGCAGTGATTCAGGGGGCGATTTCCTGCTGCTCCAGTCAGAACAGAGCAATTCACTCTGACCAGACGTGTCCTGGCACCTCCAACAATGATGGGATAGGAAGGGGCCCACTCCACGTCTCATCTATCCTAGCTACGGGAGGCTTCCCTCCAACGGGACACTGGTAGGCAGATCAAAAAGAACCCTGAACCCCAAATCTCTTCCACTTGGAGCCTCAAGGGGAGCACTCACctttgaacaaaataaaattcaccaGGACCATCACGGTGTCTTTGTCAAGGCTGTCAAACAGGTCCACGATTTTGCCCTCTGTTTTCTCAGCCACGTGGTCATTGATTAACTTCTTGGCAGTAGCCAGGTCCTGAAAGTTGGTTTCTAAGGCCTCGGCAGCATACAGCTCCTGGGTGCCCTCCAGGAAGGCCGGAAGCGGCTTCAAGCCAACAAACAGTGCATTGCCCAGGCTGAGCTGTGGCTGCTCTTGGGGCTGGCGCAGGGTGAGCAGGAGCTGCCGGAAGCCCTGGTGGATTTCCTTCTCGGGCATCTCAGTGAGGTTGAACTTGAGGCCTTGGAGAAGCTCCGTGAGTGTGGAGCCTCGGGCCCCCAGGGCCACGACGGCCAGGGCAGTGGAGATGCTCAGTGGGGAGAAGATGATGTTCTTGTCCTGGTTCAGCAAGGCCAGCTGCTTGTAGAGGTTGCAGGCAAAGTTAGCATTGCTGGAGACCAGCCCTGCCAGGCGTGTGACATCAGCTGTTTCCTCCCGACGGGCATCCTGAGGGacagctgtggccactgggtgGCAGAGGACAGGTGGGCAGAGCGTGGCCACTAGGAGTCCCAGTAGCAGGAGGGCTGACATTGTGTCTGCTCTGAACTCTGCAAAGCAACAGAACCACTTCATGTCTTGAGCCAGGAGGTGCCATGGAACATTTCCCCACTTCTGTTCCCACTGTCTGGCCAGTGGGTCCTGATTCCACGCCTTTTATTCCTCTTGGCTTGGTGATAGCCCATGGAAAGCTGCCTCTCTGGACAACTGATGGGAAGAGATGTATACTGTGCTTTCTCTCCCCCACTGGTGTTTGTACTCCTGTTATGGCCATTATC encodes:
- the LOC101524870 gene encoding alpha-1-antichymotrypsin; the encoded protein is MSALLLLGLLVATLCPPVLCHPVATAVPQDARREETADVTRLAGLVSSNANFACNLYKQLALLNQDKNIIFSPLSISTALAVVALGARGSTLTELLQGLKFNLTEMPEKEIHQGFRQLLLTLRQPQEQPQLSLGNALFVGLKPLPAFLEGTQELYAAEALETNFQDLATAKKLINDHVAEKTEGKIVDLFDSLDKDTVMVLVNFILFKANWETPFNPGNTTESRFYLKKDKWADVPMMTIWHFTTPYFLDEELSCTVVVLNYVGNACAFFILPDEDKMQEVEASLSLETLRRWRDSVKTTTISELRLPKFNISSEFNLKDVLLHLGMKEVFSERADLSGITGDDVVLSKAVHKAVLHVAENGTEAAAATGVGLRPKILGPIVHFDRPFLVAIVSTDPPSVLFLSKVTNPLAG